tttttactattcttgcaacttttctctaaatttgaaatcatttcaaaattaaaagttaaatcagtatgtgtatatatatatatgagtgtatagtatatatatagtatatagtatataggagataaaaaaaattagagaagtgaAGAAAGTTTGGGGGACTCAAAAGAATTCCTAGTGTGGAGCGAAATACAAGCTCAAGCCTCTGAAACACCATCTTGAAGTTAGGGCCTTTGATTATTCAGTCTAAGATCAGCATCTCAGTTTTCCTATGCACAGCCTTAAACCTGGCtccaaggtggtggtggtggtggtggagtttCTCTCATTCTTCACTGaacaccatcatctctcaccaaCGACGCGTGAAACTACATTTCCCAAAAAACCTTTATCTTTCCTGCCTGTAAAGAGGATTAAAATTTCCAtaaagttggggtttttttttacaGGTCTCGCGAGATTTCTCTAAATCTCATTAAAGAGCCCAGCCGGaagccattttgtttttcagggCTCTTTGCAAGGGTATTTAGCACGAAGTTGTAGCAAAGCAGTCACCGCAGTTGCACCgttctgccttcagcttcaggATGTTTCCCGTGGCCAGAAACGCTCTAAGTCGTCTCCGAGGTAAGCAAAAATTATGAGCAAATAATTTCCAACCGCCTTTTACGCATTTGTCCTAGTAGTCTCTCGCGCCCTTTCCTTCCGTCTACATCCCGATTTCCTAATTAAAAATGCGAGGTCTCCGACCTCGCCCCAAGTAATTGGGAAGCTGTCCTTAGCTTTAACTTTATCGCCTGATGTTTCCGTTTTGGTTCTCAGCTTATTTTCTGTTACCAGGGTCATagcatagttttttgttttttaaaattcacttaataCGATTTCAGGGAAGGAGATTCTTGGTGGACACTACTCATTCCTTCTGTAATTTCGTAAATTTTAGCTTCGAGGATACATTTACCCTCAAAGAGAAGAACCTCCTTTTCTAATCCTGTAACTGTAATGGAAGGATACTGTAAATCTAGCTCTTTCTCTGGTTTCATTGCAAGGAGACAACCCTGcagcttttatgtttttttgttgtttattaatTATTAGCTTATAGGAAAAtagttgtcatttttttctcatctaacAGGCAGGTACGAGGGAATTTTGAGACCAGCCGTGTGTATTGAGAATGCATTAtattggaaagagaaaattcaTTTCCGTACTTGACTTGCAGTGAAGGTGACCTTGAGTAACGTGAGCAGTTATTTAATATTGAAAGTGACCTTAAGCAATTACCACTTagctatccttttattttcagtttagaGTCATTAAAGGTATTACGAGACTGCGTTCTAAACACTCAAACAGCTTTGACAATCACCAAAAAAAAGAGTTGCTCAGTTtgtttttcagtatttcaaaagccacatctattatttctttcactttggGCAAGGGATTtttctctgaacctcattttcctcctttgtaaaataggGGGTTAGTAAATTATTCCTACCTCATACAATTGTTGAGGATTATATGAGATTACTGATAGATAATAGTAACCATTTCTTTTTACAGAGGAGAGGTCTAAAGAAATCCACTTGGGTGACCTGAATTTTGAGGTCACGAGATGTTGCAGAATTGTTTggtaattttaacttatttaccCTTTGAGTAGGTAGGGCCTTGTACCTCAgaaggagttttttgttttgttttttttttttttcaatgtagaaTTCACACATTCACTTTTTAACTGCTTTAGAGCAGAATATGTTGTGAAATGTTTCTAAATTTGCTCATCTCAtgtatgaaagaagaaaagaaaacctgtaaGGCAGTTAAGAGGAGAAATCATTAATGGCCAAGTAACTATCCTGAAATAACCCACTGTATCACATAGAAGCCGTTATACTCTTAAATGCTAACGAATGGGCAACgttgctgtttcttttttctttttttcttgctgtttttaaatttaaaaaaaaatttttttttttaatttttatttatttatgatagtcacagagagagagagagagagagagagaggcgcagagacacaggcagagggagaagcaggctccatgcactgggagcctgatgtgggattcgatccctggtctccaggatcgcgccctgggccaaaggcaggcgccaaaccgctgcgccacccagggatccctgtttttaaatttttaaaaagattttatttatttatttgagagagagagagagagatcacaagccagggggaagggcagggggagaagcagactccctgttgagcagggagcccaatgttgggctccatcccaggaccctgggattatgatctgagtcaaagacagaaacttaaatgactgagccagccaggctcagccatctttatttattttaaagattttatttatttattcatgagagacacggagagagacagaggcataggcagaggagaagcaggctccatgcagggagccggatgtgggattccatcccgggactccaggatcatgccctgagctgaaggcagacacttaactgctgagacacccaggtgtcccaccttgctgttttttaaatatgcttcacgttgcaggggtgcctgggtggctcagcgtgtTAAGCCTCCAATCCGTGGTTTCAGCTAGGGCTGAATCTCAAGTGTCTTGGGGTCCGCAGaagtcaggctccgtgctcagcggggagtctgcttctcttcctctacccttccccttGCACATTCtcggtctctcaaataaatctttaaaaaaatatatgctttccATTATGTAAATACCATTTGAGGCTGTAAAACAATAAGGATCTGATacttaggaagagaaaaaaatctggaaatacgTATTTTGCAGTTTTGGTTCTTTGCCAAGCAAGCTCTCTTAAGAGCCTCTAGAGGcaattttaaaactcattctaCTAAAATAATAGTAAGGCAAAGTTTTAATATCATTCTGCTCAAAAACCTATGCCTCTACCAAAAAAGTAGCCCCTCCATTATCCTTTCTAGTTTTATTCCTATTACTTGTCTATATACCTTGTTCTTCATACATAATTGGTTTTGTAGTACACTGGGCTTTTTATTCCTCCACCTTTTTTCAGATTTCCCTTTCCTTCATCTACATAAGCAAATCCTACCTGCTGTTCAAAGTATTTAGCTAATATTCTACTTAGAGTGATTTGTGTATATAAATCTCGTATCCTATAGACTGCAGGTTACTTGAGGACAGGGTCTATGTcttacatattttcatatactcCATTTCTTTCAGCAAGTGTTGCAtttattagtaatttaaaaaaatcaagtttactctagttttggagggttttttttttgtaattgtaaGGTCATAAACATTTAATGTGCTttcattcaaaattcattttgGGTTTACCTTTTTATGTTGTCAAGTTGTTGAGCACTGCAGAGTTAAACTAGTGAAAATTTAAGTCCTAAATATTCATATTATGAATAGGAGGCAAGTTCCAGAGGTTTGTAGTGAATGTTACTGGCATCACCTGTTCTGTTTtatcccctaagattttattttattttattttattttattttattttattttattttattttatttattttttttaagattttatccatttattcatgagagagagagagagagagaggcaaagacacagtcagagggagaagcaggctccatgcagtgaacccgacgtgggattcgaccctgggtctccaggatcacaccctgggctgaaggcaaggcactcaaccgctgagccacccaggaatccctcccctaagattttattatgaaaactttCAGACAGAGAAAAGTTGGAAGAATTGTATGATAAATACATATGCACTGCAGAAGTACAATtaaattttgacatatttttctCACATATCTATACAtctgtcaaattatttttgatgcattttAAAGTTCACTGCTTTGCTTTTAGCTACAATGcgttttaacattttattgaacATAATACTATAAAGATAACTTTGCTTTCCTGATTAGCAATATCAATTACATGTTCTCTTTTCCTTGTAACTGACacacttctgtattttttttttttaagttcaaagcATTCCACAAACAATGGCAAGGCAGAGTCACCAGAAACGGGCACCTGATTTCCATGATAAATATGGTAATGCTGTATTAGCTAGTGGAGCCACTTTCTGTATTGCTGTATGGGCATATGTAAGTACTGTCGATTGATAATTTTCTATGTTAgatgtttttctcttcctatttatGAATTCAAAATGTTTTCGCACAGTATACATTTCTAGTTAGGAGGGACTTCAAAGATTTCCTGATGTAATTACCCACCCACTGCAGGAATATCTTCCATAGCATTAAGCATTCATAAACTACCCATCATTTTCTTGCAACAAATTCTGATCCCGTTTCCATGTATCAACCATTAGATATTAGAAGGTTGTTATCATGTCTCCTGGATCTTCTCTTTTAGATTAAATATCCTTAGATCTGTTAATCACTTTTTGTTACATGATTTCCAGGGTTTTCACCATCTTTGGGTCACCTTCCTTCGCTTAATTAGTTTCTCTTCGAAGAGAAACTGTTGTACCCCAGAACTGAGTACAACATATTATGGATGAGATGTAAAGTGACTtgctttcattttagttttttaaatcttatatttaACAGTCTTACCAGTTCTACTTGTTGGTTAAAAGTaggataaatacatacatacatacagttcTTAAGAGATACCTATCAACCCTTGCCTttataaacaaagatttttattaatgggacttttcattcttgttttcaaCCTTCcttaaatatattgttaaaatagaTATGTGTACTTAATTAGAAGAGTAAATGGGTGGTGAACAAATGTGTGATCGGGGGCACTTTTGGAGGTGGTGTTCCTTGATGAAAGgatattataaaagtaatgtttGGCAGTATTTGGGTAGTTCTGGTTGAGTGAAGCAATGTTTTGAGGTAGTAGAGAAATGTGAAgtaaaaatttgaattaattaaaaattcaattgtTCAGTTATACAAGCCATATTTCAGTTGCTCAATAGCCTTATGTGGCTATTGTGTTAGTGAAGATCTAGACATTTCTTGCATCTCAGGACACCCTATCAAACAGTACTGTTCTAACGAATTAGGGCAGCAATTAGCTTTGGCCTATGTGGAGGGCACTACATCCCAGCTGagtttctgtgtgtttttaaccTGTAGAGTAGCTTTGTCACTTTTAAGAAATAGTCTCCAAGGAAGAGTGGATTCTGGTTTAAACATTTATAACTAATAGTGTTTTAATTCTTACAGACAGCAACACAAATTGGAATAGAATGGAACCTATCCCCTGTTGGCAGAGTCACCCCAAAAGAATGGAGGGATCAGTAATCCCAGCTGGTGTAATAATGAATTGTTTCAAAACCAACTCATAATTGATGCCAGGTGAAAGCACTGTGCACCTACTAAAATATGGcatgatttaagaaataaagtacatTTGAAACCTTCatgttggtttgtttcttttgtaatgAAACCAAGCTtggtcacttttcttttttttttttaagattttatttatttattcatgagagacacacagagagagagagagagagaaagagaaaggcagagatagaagcaggctccatgcagggagcccgacgtgggatcccggatgtcaggatcatgccctgggccaaagatggcgtcaaaccgctgagccacccaggctgccctcacttttcatttatttgactttaGTGTTACTAttaaagtcagatgctttacaagttcttaaataatttttttttctgaggtagTAGTATGAAAGTAAAATTTGGCTGTTACCTGGAAGTCAACTTTACAGTAGGCTGAAATTATAGTTCATGAATAACTGATCACAGAGTTATATTAGGTCATCTTTGAGTAGATACTGAATATGCTTACTACTCTCACCTCTAATTTGTTTATACTTGGAATTGGCATTGTTAAGTCCTTTTTACTCCTGCCAAGAGATCTTGGGGTGTCACCAGACCAAGGGAAGAGTGGGTCTATCATATGAACTCCTAGGACATCTGAAGATTAGGTAGCTCCTTGGCTCCATTGACATTTATCTTGGAGCTTTGAAACTTTCATTATATTTAAGATGTTTATGATGCTATTAAAGGATCTGccaaataaagtttattttcacttatcCAGTTACTATCAGTGGTGACCTGCTGTTGGCTTTCTGTAATTATACCAACTTTTTGATGCATATATTCTGAATTCAGTATGACTTTAGATTTTGTATGTAAGATGCTAAATGAAGAAAACATCTGTACCATGTACTTCATTACTTCCTTGGCTGAAGGTGTAAAAAGCCTCATGTTTGTTGATAGTGCTCAAATAAGCAGAAAATGGAATTTGGGTGGAGTAATCTATGTAAGCTAAATTAGAGATTCCTAAATTCACTTACCTATGCAATAAGTTATCAGATGATTGACTTTTAGGATTCCCCAAACATACCTGATGTAGATAAGGATTTATGCATAACCAAacctttgaaagatttttaattatatgaaatACTAGAAGAATGCTCTCCTGGCAATATGTTCTGTTTTCTCATTAAACGCATCAGTCAAATCCAGTAAGTAATTTCATTGAGAAGGAAAAGTTGAATGTCCTTGCAAAGTAAGTGCTTGCAAGATTAGTAACGGCGTGATAGTGCCAGTATTTGATAAAACTTGAACGAacgcttgcttatttatttagaaagcatGTTAAAATAGGACTGAAGTATTCAATTGCATGTAACCCTGAAATGtgattaagcaaaataaatgctAAGGAAGTTTCAACATtccattatttacttttttattcctgAATTGGCATTGAGGATTACTAATGACTAAAGGTAATagtagtcattttctttttttctttctttcctcttctgaggaggaggaggaggttatCTTCAGTTTTAATCGGGAGAGACTCCACAACATGACTACCCCCttggttttaattaattaatttttaaagattttatttattcattagagacaccgagagagagagagagagagagagagacacaggcagagacaggcagagggagaaagcaggctccatgcagagagcctgacgtgggactccatcccaggtctccaggatcactcacgccctgagccgaagacagaggctaaaccgctgagccacccatgcgtcctaCCTCCTTGGTTTTAACGTAATGTCGCCAGGACACATTTCAGCTCACTCCCTGGCATCCCCAACACCGCTCACGCTAAGAGCCATGCTGGACCGCTGAGGAGCACGAAGAGCACTAAGGGGGTGATCCGGACAGACGCCCGGGGTGTTGCGGGTGGCGCGACTCAGCTACC
The Vulpes vulpes isolate BD-2025 chromosome X, VulVul3, whole genome shotgun sequence genome window above contains:
- the COX7B gene encoding cytochrome c oxidase subunit 7B, mitochondrial — encoded protein: MFPVARNALSRLRVQSIPQTMARQSHQKRAPDFHDKYGNAVLASGATFCIAVWAYTATQIGIEWNLSPVGRVTPKEWRDQ